One region of Thiorhodovibrio frisius genomic DNA includes:
- a CDS encoding type II toxin-antitoxin system Phd/YefM family antitoxin: MSGFAPGWTLMASRWRAVLANTITLKRREAIMKPAPVSETTLSLADFQHQASALLNGIASSKEPVVITQDGCAVAVLVSPSDYADLREQLRFVQAVKDGLNDVEHGRLLSEEALEQALNGAKMDCHCCSGSCCHSRLHCRR, encoded by the coding sequence ATGAGCGGGTTCGCGCCCGGCTGGACGTTGATGGCCAGCCGCTGGCGGGCTGTACTCGCAAACACAATCACCCTAAAGAGGCGAGAGGCGATCATGAAGCCAGCTCCTGTTTCAGAAACCACCCTGTCCTTGGCTGACTTCCAGCATCAGGCGTCGGCGTTGCTCAATGGTATCGCGAGTTCAAAGGAACCTGTCGTTATCACACAGGATGGGTGTGCGGTCGCCGTGCTTGTCTCGCCAAGCGACTATGCGGATCTTCGTGAACAGCTGCGCTTTGTTCAAGCCGTGAAAGATGGCCTTAACGACGTGGAACATGGTCGATTGCTGAGCGAAGAAGCGCTTGAGCAGGCGCTTAATGGAGCTAAAATGGACTGTCACTGCTGCTCGGGATCTTGTTGCCATTCGAGACTACATTGCCGCAGATAA
- a CDS encoding type II toxin-antitoxin system RelE/ParE family toxin: MELKWTVTAARDLVAIRDYIAADNPRAAQNWIGRLRARGAKIVNAPFAGRKVPELSRDDIREVIEGNYRIVYQVYGNQVSLNFTWFSLPGMTSFA, encoded by the coding sequence ATGGAGCTAAAATGGACTGTCACTGCTGCTCGGGATCTTGTTGCCATTCGAGACTACATTGCCGCAGATAACCCCAGGGCCGCGCAAAACTGGATAGGCCGTTTGCGCGCGCGAGGCGCGAAGATCGTGAATGCGCCTTTTGCTGGCCGCAAAGTACCTGAGCTTTCGCGTGATGATATACGGGAAGTGATCGAAGGCAATTATCGAATCGTCTACCAAGTGTACGGCAATCAGGTTAGTTTGAATTTTACATGGTTTTCACTACCTGGGATGACCTCTTTCGCTTGA
- a CDS encoding glycosyltransferase has protein sequence MRIVFATESYYPNIDGGAVAEHNLAIELAKNGHDVSILAPAANFSSYTEKDKNTTIYRRHAYTWPFYKDYKVSPFPAIGIGRIIKEFKPDVVHLHNPWAIGTTALLYAKYKGIPIVGSNHLQPENLVMHIAKTRFLFRVLERGGWRFLVGFYNLCDHVVSPTQTAVNMLLDNGLNVSATPISNGIDFEIFNPKNDPGKLQKRYQLPAKPKVLYTGRISGEKRLDVWVKAAKKVLEEIECHFIICGGGREKESLCNMVKELGISDNVTLTGFIPEEDFPGIYALADLFAISSEAELQSIVTMEALATGLPVVATNKDALPELVHDGKNGFLFTPGDADDMARKIIKILASKELRKTMGKESLKIIQKHSLSSVVCQFEDVYKKAIKS, from the coding sequence ATGAGAATAGTGTTTGCGACAGAAAGTTATTATCCTAACATCGACGGTGGGGCTGTGGCGGAGCACAATCTAGCCATAGAACTAGCCAAGAATGGCCACGACGTTTCGATTCTGGCGCCGGCAGCGAATTTCTCCAGCTATACCGAGAAGGACAAGAACACGACCATCTACCGGCGCCATGCATACACTTGGCCATTTTACAAGGATTACAAAGTCTCTCCTTTTCCCGCCATCGGAATTGGGCGAATAATCAAGGAGTTCAAGCCAGATGTGGTGCATCTACACAATCCTTGGGCAATTGGAACCACGGCGCTTTTATATGCCAAATATAAAGGAATACCAATCGTTGGTAGCAACCATTTGCAGCCAGAAAATCTGGTGATGCATATTGCGAAAACACGGTTTTTATTTCGTGTTCTAGAACGTGGAGGATGGAGGTTTTTGGTTGGTTTTTATAATTTGTGCGACCACGTTGTTTCTCCGACGCAAACTGCGGTGAATATGCTTCTGGATAATGGACTTAACGTTTCCGCGACTCCGATTTCAAACGGAATAGATTTCGAGATATTCAATCCAAAAAATGACCCGGGAAAGCTCCAAAAAAGATATCAACTGCCAGCAAAGCCGAAAGTCCTTTATACAGGAAGGATTAGTGGCGAGAAAAGATTGGATGTTTGGGTTAAAGCGGCAAAAAAAGTTCTGGAAGAGATCGAATGTCATTTTATCATTTGTGGCGGCGGAAGAGAAAAGGAAAGTCTATGCAACATGGTGAAGGAACTCGGAATTTCCGATAATGTCACGCTGACGGGATTTATTCCAGAAGAAGATTTTCCTGGAATTTATGCGCTAGCGGATCTGTTTGCAATTTCCTCGGAGGCGGAATTACAAAGCATCGTCACAATGGAAGCTCTTGCAACCGGTCTTCCCGTGGTCGCGACAAATAAGGATGCCCTTCCGGAGTTGGTGCATGATGGAAAAAATGGTTTTTTGTTCACCCCTGGCGACGCAGATGACATGGCCAGGAAAATTATTAAAATATTGGCCAGCAAGGAGTTAAGAAAAACAATGGGAAAGGAAAGTTTGAAAATAATACAAAAACATTCGCTTAGTAGTGTTGTTTGTCAATTCGAGGATGTTTATAAGAAAGCGATAAAAAGCTGA
- a CDS encoding RnfH family protein, with the protein MQVSVAYADKFKQTWLTLDVPDGSSIQEAIEHSGILRQYPDIDLDTQRVGIFGRLSKLEAKLKPGDRVEIYRPITADPETIPRRDQ; encoded by the coding sequence ATGCAAGTCAGCGTCGCCTACGCGGACAAATTCAAACAAACCTGGCTCACCCTGGATGTGCCCGATGGCAGCAGCATCCAGGAAGCCATCGAGCACTCCGGCATCCTGCGCCAATACCCGGACATTGACCTCGACACCCAGAGAGTCGGCATTTTCGGGCGCCTCAGCAAGCTCGAGGCCAAGCTCAAGCCCGGCGACCGGGTCGAGATCTACCGCCCCATCACCGCCGATCCCGAGACCATTCCCCGGCGCGATCAATAG
- a CDS encoding electron transport complex subunit E, which translates to MATATDTATVESRPKAPATDWARLARDGLWDNNVVFAQALALCPLLAVTGTATNGLGLGLASTFVLVMSGFTIALLRGLITPQVRIPVFVLVIATLVTLVDLGMNAWMHDLHKVLGLFIPLIVTNCAILGRAESFASRNPVLPAAFDGLMMGLGFTLVLVVLGAVREILGFGTLFANASLLLGEGLRFLELTIIPDYRGFLLLILPPGGFLALGFLLAGKRLIDRRAARAG; encoded by the coding sequence ATGGCAACAGCAACTGACACGGCCACTGTGGAATCGAGACCTAAGGCCCCCGCCACCGACTGGGCGCGCCTGGCGCGCGATGGGCTGTGGGACAACAATGTGGTCTTCGCCCAGGCGCTGGCGCTCTGCCCGCTGCTGGCGGTAACCGGCACCGCAACCAACGGCCTTGGGCTTGGTCTGGCCTCAACCTTTGTGCTGGTAATGTCCGGCTTCACCATCGCCCTGCTACGCGGCCTCATCACCCCACAGGTGCGCATTCCGGTGTTCGTGCTGGTGATCGCCACCCTGGTCACCCTGGTTGATCTGGGCATGAACGCCTGGATGCACGATCTGCACAAGGTGCTGGGGCTGTTCATCCCGCTAATTGTCACCAACTGCGCCATTCTCGGTCGCGCGGAGTCTTTTGCCTCGCGCAACCCGGTGCTGCCGGCAGCCTTTGACGGGCTGATGATGGGTCTGGGCTTTACACTGGTGCTGGTTGTGCTCGGTGCGGTGCGCGAGATCCTCGGCTTCGGCACCCTCTTTGCCAACGCATCTCTGCTGCTTGGCGAGGGCCTGCGATTTCTGGAACTGACCATCATCCCCGACTATCGCGGCTTTCTGCTGCTAATCCTGCCGCCAGGCGGTTTTCTGGCACTCGGCTTTCTGCTCGCCGGCAAGCGGCTGATCGACCGCCGCGCCGCGCGCGCAGGCTGA
- the rsxG gene encoding electron transport complex subunit RsxG, translated as MTAVLNPSYRQRIGYQAGLLGGFAMVAAALLTMGNIATHEAIAERHAEDLRASLTQVIPADLHNNDLLAATLELTGPDGTPRTVYRALQGLEVQAVAFRVSEPGYSGPIELMLGLDASGRILGVRVLSHTETPGLGDKIEVARDDWILAFNGLTLGDPPPERWAVKKDGGDFDQFSGATITPRAVVKAISGGLQWFADQRAALTTSAVIQQEQPHGNSN; from the coding sequence ATGACCGCCGTTCTCAACCCCAGCTATCGCCAGCGCATCGGCTATCAGGCCGGGCTGCTCGGCGGGTTTGCCATGGTCGCGGCCGCGCTGCTGACCATGGGCAACATCGCCACCCACGAGGCCATCGCTGAACGTCACGCCGAGGATCTGCGTGCCTCCCTGACCCAAGTGATCCCGGCGGACCTGCACAACAACGACCTGCTCGCCGCCACCCTGGAGCTGACCGGCCCGGATGGCACGCCCCGGACTGTCTATCGCGCCCTGCAAGGGCTTGAAGTCCAGGCCGTCGCCTTTCGCGTTTCCGAGCCGGGCTATTCCGGGCCGATTGAGCTGATGCTGGGGCTGGATGCGAGCGGGCGCATCTTGGGTGTGCGGGTGCTGTCTCATACCGAAACCCCCGGGCTGGGCGACAAAATCGAAGTGGCGCGCGATGACTGGATTCTGGCCTTCAATGGTCTGACGCTGGGTGATCCGCCGCCTGAGCGCTGGGCGGTAAAAAAAGACGGCGGCGATTTTGATCAGTTCAGCGGCGCCACCATTACCCCCAGGGCCGTGGTCAAGGCCATTAGCGGCGGGCTTCAATGGTTCGCCGACCAGCGCGCAGCCCTGACCACCTCGGCCGTGATTCAGCAGGAGCAACCCCATGGCAACAGCAACTGA
- a CDS encoding RnfABCDGE type electron transport complex subunit D, producing MLAPTYAASPHTHAQTSVARTMRLVMLALVPATLLGLYQFGWPAIFLFGITVLGALLWEALGLKLSGKSVRPGLMDGSALLTGWLLAMTLPPWAPWWVGLLGAFLAIIVGKQIFGGLGQNLFNPAMVARIALLIALPLEMTSFVSPAPLFSAGAPGFLDGLSIAFGGAAETTINTGIGQYDALSGASVLNDVRTSLGLGQSLDAILPAVFDPFAALWGGVAGSLGETSALLLLLGGLFLLQQRVIRWEIPLAVLASIGLMAGLMHLLDAGRYPGPLFHWLQGATLLCAFFIATDPVTSPVSRAGQLVFGAGCGVLIYVIRTWGGYPEGVGFAVLLMNACTPLIDHYLKPRIYGRDRRGQPLKVSETKATPANPQGGQP from the coding sequence ATGCTAGCCCCAACCTATGCCGCCAGCCCCCACACCCATGCGCAGACCAGCGTCGCGCGCACCATGCGGCTAGTCATGCTGGCGCTGGTGCCAGCGACCCTGCTTGGGCTCTATCAATTCGGCTGGCCGGCAATTTTTCTTTTTGGCATCACTGTGCTGGGCGCACTTTTGTGGGAGGCGCTAGGCCTGAAACTGTCAGGGAAATCCGTGCGGCCGGGGCTCATGGATGGCTCAGCACTGTTGACCGGCTGGCTGCTGGCCATGACGTTGCCACCCTGGGCGCCCTGGTGGGTTGGGCTGCTGGGGGCTTTTCTCGCCATCATTGTCGGCAAGCAGATTTTCGGTGGCTTGGGGCAAAATCTTTTTAACCCGGCCATGGTCGCGCGCATCGCCTTGCTGATCGCGCTGCCGCTGGAGATGACCAGCTTCGTTTCACCCGCGCCCTTGTTCTCGGCTGGCGCGCCCGGTTTTTTGGACGGGCTCAGCATCGCGTTTGGCGGTGCGGCCGAAACCACCATCAATACCGGAATCGGCCAGTATGACGCGTTGAGCGGTGCTTCTGTGCTCAACGATGTCCGCACCTCCCTGGGGCTGGGGCAGTCGCTTGATGCCATTTTGCCCGCTGTCTTTGACCCCTTCGCCGCGCTCTGGGGCGGAGTGGCCGGCAGCCTGGGTGAGACCTCGGCACTGCTGCTACTGCTTGGCGGTCTGTTCCTGCTGCAACAGCGGGTGATCCGCTGGGAAATTCCGCTGGCGGTGCTGGCCAGCATCGGCCTTATGGCCGGCTTAATGCACCTGCTCGACGCCGGGCGCTATCCGGGGCCGCTGTTTCACTGGCTGCAAGGGGCCACGCTGCTGTGCGCCTTTTTCATCGCCACCGACCCGGTCACCTCACCCGTCTCGCGCGCCGGGCAACTCGTTTTCGGCGCTGGCTGCGGGGTGCTGATCTATGTCATCCGCACCTGGGGCGGCTATCCGGAGGGCGTGGGCTTCGCGGTGCTCTTGATGAACGCCTGCACGCCGCTGATCGATCATTACCTGAAACCACGCATCTATGGCCGCGATCGCCGTGGACAGCCGCTCAAGGTATCTGAGACCAAAGCCACGCCGGCCAATCCTCAGGGAGGTCAGCCATGA
- the rsxC gene encoding electron transport complex subunit RsxC — MRLFSIRGGVHPQDQKSLSAERPIEPLPLPQLLHLPLQQHIGAAANPMVERRQQVAKGELIARAQGPVSAPIHAPTSGRIAGIGLYPANHPSGLSVRTISLQPDGEERWVEGLEGVADPFALEPEEIARRVAAAGVVGLGGATFPAAVKLNLRNRYELHRLVINGAECEPYLTCDDRLMREQAAAIVDGARIMAYALGVARIIIAIENNKPQAQQAMLNTAVGHGGLEIVGLPMHYPMGSEKHLVQTLTGQETPARGLTADIGVVVHNPATAFAVHQALRDGRPLIDRVVTITGGAISQPRNLRVPIGTRIETLIEASGGFAEPPARLVSGGPMMGQVISSARAPVIKGTNGILALTEAETRIREPSACIRCGKCVEVCPCGLVPLEMAALVRAGQPKRAVDAGLLDCISCGCCAYACPAHLPLVQYFVHAKGAMAERDRIKQKQTETKRLADQRTARMEAIKQAKRAAMAKRKPAAKPAASD, encoded by the coding sequence ATGCGCCTGTTCAGCATTCGCGGCGGGGTTCATCCGCAGGATCAGAAAAGCCTGTCAGCCGAGCGCCCGATTGAGCCGCTTCCCTTACCACAGTTGCTCCACCTGCCTTTGCAGCAGCATATCGGCGCCGCCGCCAACCCCATGGTCGAGCGCCGCCAGCAGGTTGCCAAGGGTGAGCTAATCGCCCGCGCCCAAGGGCCGGTCTCTGCGCCCATTCATGCGCCAACCTCGGGGCGTATCGCCGGCATCGGGCTTTATCCGGCCAATCATCCCTCGGGATTGTCGGTACGCACCATCTCCTTGCAGCCAGACGGCGAGGAGCGCTGGGTTGAAGGACTCGAAGGCGTGGCTGATCCCTTCGCGCTCGAGCCTGAAGAAATCGCCCGACGCGTCGCCGCCGCCGGCGTGGTCGGCTTGGGCGGGGCCACTTTTCCGGCAGCGGTCAAGCTCAATCTGCGCAACCGCTATGAGCTGCACAGGCTGGTAATCAATGGCGCCGAATGCGAGCCTTATCTAACCTGTGATGATCGGCTGATGCGCGAGCAGGCCGCTGCTATTGTCGATGGCGCGCGCATCATGGCCTATGCGCTGGGTGTCGCGCGCATCATCATCGCGATTGAAAACAACAAGCCCCAGGCACAGCAGGCGATGCTAAACACCGCAGTCGGGCATGGCGGTCTCGAAATCGTCGGCCTGCCGATGCACTATCCGATGGGTTCGGAAAAGCATCTGGTGCAGACCCTGACCGGTCAGGAAACCCCGGCGCGGGGCCTGACCGCCGACATCGGCGTAGTAGTGCACAACCCGGCCACCGCCTTTGCCGTGCATCAGGCACTGCGCGACGGACGCCCGTTGATTGATCGGGTGGTGACCATCACCGGCGGTGCCATCAGCCAGCCGCGCAATCTGCGCGTGCCCATCGGCACCCGCATCGAGACCCTGATCGAAGCCAGCGGCGGTTTTGCCGAGCCACCCGCGCGCCTGGTTAGCGGCGGGCCCATGATGGGGCAAGTCATTTCCAGTGCGCGCGCGCCGGTAATCAAGGGCACCAACGGCATTCTGGCGTTAACCGAGGCCGAGACGCGCATCCGCGAGCCCTCCGCCTGCATCCGCTGCGGCAAATGCGTCGAGGTCTGTCCCTGCGGCCTGGTGCCGCTGGAAATGGCCGCCCTGGTGCGCGCCGGTCAGCCCAAACGCGCGGTGGATGCGGGCCTGCTCGACTGCATCAGCTGCGGCTGCTGCGCCTATGCCTGCCCGGCGCACCTACCGCTGGTGCAGTACTTTGTGCACGCCAAGGGCGCCATGGCCGAGCGCGACCGTATCAAGCAGAAACAGACCGAAACCAAGCGCCTGGCTGACCAGCGCACAGCACGCATGGAGGCCATCAAGCAGGCCAAGCGCGCGGCAATGGCGAAGCGCAAGCCAGCCGCAAAACCGGCAGCGAGTGATTGA
- the rsxB gene encoding electron transport complex subunit RsxB: MISAILSLTALGLALGTLLGIADRFLRVPANPLEAEIEALLPGSQCGQCGYPGCAPAAAALAAGEAAVTCCPPGGRALAEALAEKLGVTLDASAVAEQVPMVAFIHERSCIGCTKCLKRCPTDAILGAKDMIHAVFADACTGCELCFADCPTECIEMRPVGYTPQTWYWPLPQANSNAGKASAPIMVTLNADGVAL, from the coding sequence ATGATCAGCGCCATCCTCAGTCTGACCGCACTCGGCCTGGCCCTGGGCACCCTGCTCGGGATCGCTGATCGCTTTCTGCGCGTGCCGGCCAACCCGTTGGAGGCAGAAATCGAGGCCCTACTGCCAGGCTCGCAGTGCGGTCAGTGTGGTTATCCTGGCTGTGCGCCGGCGGCTGCGGCACTAGCGGCTGGCGAGGCCGCAGTCACCTGCTGCCCACCGGGCGGGCGGGCACTGGCCGAGGCACTGGCCGAGAAGCTGGGCGTGACTCTCGATGCCTCGGCGGTAGCCGAGCAAGTGCCCATGGTGGCCTTCATTCATGAGCGCTCCTGCATCGGCTGCACCAAGTGCCTGAAACGCTGCCCGACCGATGCCATTCTGGGGGCCAAGGACATGATTCACGCCGTCTTTGCCGATGCTTGCACCGGTTGCGAGCTGTGCTTTGCCGACTGCCCGACCGAGTGCATCGAAATGCGCCCGGTTGGCTACACGCCCCAGACCTGGTACTGGCCACTGCCGCAAGCCAATTCCAACGCAGGCAAGGCAAGCGCGCCGATCATGGTCACACTCAATGCTGATGGGGTGGCACTCTGA
- the rsxA gene encoding electron transport complex subunit RsxA has product MSDALLLILGTALVNNVVLVKFLGLCPFMGVSNKLDSALGMGLATTFVLTLTGAASWLLEHWLLQPLGIGFLRILTFILAIAAVVQFTEMAVRKISPALYQVLGIFLPLITTNCAVLGVALLNVQEEHGFSESLLYGFGSALGFTLVMVLFAGLRERLALAQVPDAFAGSPIAFVVAGLLSLAFMGFAGLA; this is encoded by the coding sequence ATGTCCGATGCTCTGCTGCTGATTCTTGGCACCGCGCTGGTCAATAACGTGGTGCTGGTGAAATTCTTAGGCTTATGTCCCTTCATGGGCGTGTCGAACAAGCTCGACAGCGCCTTGGGCATGGGCCTGGCCACCACCTTTGTGCTGACCCTGACCGGGGCGGCGAGCTGGCTGCTGGAGCACTGGCTGCTACAGCCTTTGGGCATCGGTTTTTTGCGCATTCTGACCTTCATCCTGGCCATCGCCGCCGTGGTGCAGTTTACCGAAATGGCGGTGCGCAAAATCTCCCCCGCGCTTTACCAGGTGCTGGGCATCTTTCTGCCGCTGATCACCACCAACTGCGCGGTGCTCGGCGTAGCGCTGCTCAATGTGCAGGAGGAGCACGGCTTTAGCGAAAGCCTGCTCTACGGCTTTGGCTCAGCGCTCGGCTTCACCCTGGTGATGGTGCTCTTTGCGGGGTTGCGCGAGCGCCTGGCGCTGGCCCAAGTACCGGACGCTTTTGCAGGCTCGCCCATTGCATTTGTCGTGGCCGGGCTGCTGTCACTGGCCTTCATGGGCTTCGCGGGGCTGGCATGA
- the nifL gene encoding nitrogen fixation negative regulator NifL translates to MAGSRFAEAEVRPDVGSDVGAHGGADSASGAGTDVGSSIRPPTAEEQQALNALAQFLATPPVGTPPEVLRVLTLMAGDPGAPLPPRVYFETVEQAPVAISITDDKADILYVNAAFEQLTGYSRDQLIGRNQSILSSNATPSSIYQQLWRTIQSKNTWKGILVNRTRDGGDYLAELIISPVLDAGGRIRFFLGMHRDVTREHRLEADLRAQKIRSEAVLNAAPVLVALLNAEGRVVLDNMEYKKLLGDLRGEEPVAELRRALIEQAGFDPLERVLHGDGFKDVEISLMLPGSSAPRWFSCSGVAVNESDASVRGYFGAADEGEHRLLLLANDVTARRREIDRAHLEHLRARLAEQQLSEGVREALAAASYQIEQPLNLIRAATTMFGDRDGEMGLFIEQLRQISAASERALATLHAALPNEAPEAGVMVNINELLRHVLELETDRLLAAGVVIDWQPAMQLPELSGHRNQLRSLFKYLIDNALQALHESRCAQRELRLATRTLDDSVEVVIQDNGPGLPAADRLKAFEPFFVGWRRRRGRAGMGLALAQEIVNQHGGTIEIDDAFQDGCRIKLVLSHAPSQE, encoded by the coding sequence GTGGCTGGATCAAGATTCGCCGAAGCAGAGGTTAGACCTGATGTCGGGTCCGATGTCGGCGCCCATGGTGGGGCCGATTCCGCATCGGGCGCAGGAACGGATGTCGGGTCTAGCATTCGGCCACCAACGGCAGAAGAGCAGCAGGCCTTGAACGCCTTGGCCCAGTTTCTCGCCACCCCGCCGGTCGGCACCCCGCCCGAAGTGCTGCGCGTGCTGACGCTGATGGCGGGCGATCCGGGCGCGCCCCTGCCGCCGCGGGTGTATTTCGAGACCGTCGAGCAGGCGCCGGTGGCCATTTCCATCACCGACGACAAGGCCGATATTCTTTATGTGAATGCCGCCTTCGAGCAGCTCACCGGTTACAGTCGCGACCAACTCATCGGTCGCAATCAGTCCATCCTTTCAAGCAATGCCACGCCGAGCAGCATCTACCAGCAACTGTGGCGCACCATCCAGAGCAAAAACACCTGGAAAGGCATTTTGGTCAATCGCACCCGGGATGGTGGCGATTATCTTGCTGAGCTGATTATCTCCCCCGTGCTCGATGCTGGCGGGCGCATTCGGTTTTTTCTTGGCATGCACCGCGATGTGACCCGTGAGCATCGCCTGGAAGCCGATCTGCGCGCGCAGAAGATCCGCAGCGAAGCCGTGCTGAATGCCGCCCCGGTGCTGGTCGCGCTGCTCAATGCCGAAGGGCGAGTGGTGCTCGATAACATGGAATACAAAAAGCTCCTCGGCGATCTGCGCGGTGAAGAGCCGGTCGCAGAGCTGCGCCGGGCCTTGATTGAGCAGGCCGGCTTTGATCCGCTCGAGCGGGTGTTGCACGGCGATGGTTTCAAGGACGTTGAAATCAGCCTGATGCTCCCCGGCAGCAGTGCACCGCGCTGGTTTTCCTGCTCTGGCGTAGCAGTGAACGAATCCGACGCCAGCGTGCGCGGCTACTTCGGTGCAGCCGATGAAGGCGAGCATCGGTTGCTGTTGTTGGCCAACGATGTCACTGCGCGTCGGCGCGAAATCGACCGGGCCCATCTCGAGCATCTGCGCGCGCGCCTGGCCGAGCAGCAACTATCAGAAGGAGTACGCGAGGCGTTGGCCGCAGCGAGTTATCAGATCGAACAGCCGCTGAATTTGATTCGCGCCGCCACCACTATGTTTGGTGATCGCGACGGCGAAATGGGGCTGTTCATCGAACAATTGCGCCAGATCAGCGCCGCCAGCGAACGAGCGCTGGCCACCCTGCACGCAGCCTTGCCGAACGAGGCGCCGGAGGCGGGCGTGATGGTCAATATCAACGAACTGCTGCGCCATGTGCTGGAGCTGGAAACTGACCGGCTGCTGGCCGCTGGTGTGGTGATCGACTGGCAGCCGGCCATGCAACTGCCGGAGCTGTCTGGACATCGCAACCAGTTGCGTTCCCTGTTCAAATATCTGATTGACAATGCCCTGCAAGCCCTGCATGAAAGCCGCTGCGCGCAGCGCGAACTGCGCCTGGCCACGCGCACGCTCGACGACTCGGTCGAGGTGGTCATTCAGGACAATGGCCCTGGCCTGCCAGCGGCTGATCGGCTCAAGGCGTTCGAGCCCTTCTTCGTCGGTTGGCGGCGCCGGCGCGGACGGGCCGGTATGGGGCTCGCGCTGGCGCAGGAAATTGTCAACCAGCATGGCGGTACCATTGAGATCGACGACGCCTTTCAGGACGGCTGTCGGATCAAGTTGGTGCTGAGTCACGCCCCGTCACAGGAGTAA